A single genomic interval of Legionella israelensis harbors:
- a CDS encoding HAD family acid phosphatase: MKNTLPCIRQFFLTLFFASLFYQVSYAEPYNLGLAKQMLIQYHDSGAYQQELTRAIDRAHQLILQQAKHYRKGQKLAIVLDIDETSLSNYKYLLQRDFSNNPKQVHQEILKADAPAILPMRALYNDAIKHGIHVFFITGRTEDERTATIKNLHKAGYRNWSGLYLKSNAQKTLPALRYKTQKRAEITRKGYIIIASIGDQVSDIEGGYTQMGFKLPNPFYYLS; this comes from the coding sequence ATGAAAAATACTCTCCCCTGTATTCGGCAATTCTTCTTGACCTTATTTTTTGCTTCCCTGTTTTACCAAGTCTCTTATGCAGAACCCTATAATTTAGGCTTAGCCAAGCAAATGCTAATCCAATATCATGATTCAGGAGCCTATCAACAGGAACTTACCAGAGCAATCGACAGAGCACATCAATTGATTCTCCAACAGGCGAAACATTACAGGAAAGGTCAAAAGCTGGCCATTGTTCTGGATATTGATGAAACCAGTCTTTCCAATTATAAGTATCTTTTACAGCGAGATTTCAGCAATAACCCAAAACAGGTTCATCAGGAAATTCTTAAAGCAGACGCTCCTGCCATTTTGCCTATGCGGGCCTTATACAATGATGCTATAAAGCACGGTATCCATGTCTTTTTCATCACGGGCAGAACGGAGGATGAGCGCACTGCAACCATTAAAAATCTTCATAAAGCAGGCTACAGAAACTGGTCTGGTCTTTACCTGAAATCCAATGCACAAAAAACTCTTCCCGCCCTCCGGTATAAAACTCAGAAGCGAGCTGAAATTACTCGGAAAGGCTATATCATCATTGCTTCCATTGGAGATCAAGTCAGTGATATTGAAGGTGGCTATACTCAAATGGGCTTTAAGCTTCCCAATCCTTTTTATTATTTATCCTAA
- the greA gene encoding transcription elongation factor GreA yields the protein MKKYPMTVKGAEALKEELKRLKSVERPRIIEAIATARAHGDLKENAEYHAAREEQSFNEGRIQELEEKLANAQIVDVSKLSNEGKVVFGSTVKICHVSTDSELIYQIVGEDEADIKVNKISYSSPIGRALIGKEIDDTVTVNTPGGMVEYEIIEVKYV from the coding sequence ATGAAAAAATATCCTATGACTGTAAAAGGTGCAGAGGCGCTTAAAGAAGAATTAAAACGTTTAAAATCTGTAGAACGCCCAAGAATTATTGAGGCTATTGCCACGGCGAGAGCGCATGGTGATTTAAAAGAAAATGCTGAATACCATGCGGCCAGAGAAGAGCAAAGTTTTAATGAAGGACGTATTCAGGAGCTGGAAGAGAAGCTGGCCAATGCACAGATCGTTGATGTCAGTAAGTTGTCGAATGAAGGTAAAGTGGTTTTTGGCTCAACGGTTAAAATATGCCATGTATCTACAGATTCAGAACTGATTTACCAGATTGTTGGGGAAGATGAAGCTGACATTAAGGTAAATAAGATATCCTACAGTTCCCCCATTGGCCGAGCCTTAATTGGTAAGGAAATTGACGATACGGTCACGGTGAATACTCCGGGAGGTATGGTTGAATATGAAATCATTGAAGTGAAATATGTTTAA
- the carB gene encoding carbamoyl-phosphate synthase large subunit yields MPKRTDIKSILILGAGPIVIGQACEFDYSGTQAVRALKEEGYRVILVNSNPATIMTDPELADSTYIEPVQWQEVARIIEKERPDALLPTMGGQTALNCALDLVREGVLAKYSVEMIGATREAIDRAEDRDQFRKLMAEIGLEMPRSAIAHSLEEAHQVQAQLGYPVIIRPSFTMGGSGGGIAYNREEFEEICSRGLELSPTHELLIDESVLGWKEYEMEVVRDKNDNCIIVCSIENFDPMGVHTGDSITVAPAQTLTDKEYQRMRDAAILVLRAVGVDTGGSNVQFAINPDDGRMLVVEMNPRVSRSSALASKATGFPIAKVAAKLAVGYTLDELKNDITCGKTPASFEPTIDYVVTKIPRFNFDKFPQTSTTLSTQMKSVGEVMAIGSSFQESLQKAIRGLEIDRSGLIPLFTEEDKTLLRGHLREPTPDRLWYIADAFRYGLSIEDVYAECKIDPWFLAQLEELVVLERSISGKSLNEIDTTFLKLLKKRGFSDARIASLTGSKEEEVRAYRHEMGVLPVYKRIDSCAAEFPSDTAYLYSCYEAVCEARPEKDKRKIMILGGGPNRIGQGIEFDYCCVHAAMALKEAGYQTIMVNCNPETVSTDVDISDRLYFEPLTLEDVLSIVQLEEPMGVIVHYGGQTPLKLAKSLEANRVNIIGTSPDAIDQAEDRERFQKLVGELHLHQPANGTVRSETEALQLAEKIGYPLVVRPSYVLGGRAMEIVYHENELRDYLGHAVEVSNDSPVLLDRFLNDAIEVDIDAVCDGKEVMIGGIMEHIEQAGVHSGDSACTLPPYSLSSVVQQDLIEQLRQMALKLGVVGLINAQFAIQADDIYVLEVNPRASRTVPFVSKATGLPLAKIAALCKAGKSLKQQGLRQHYPMPAFYSVKLPVFPFVKFSGVDSILGPEMKSTGEVMGIARRFGQAYSKAQYGAGSNILKRRRAFVSVRDADKTRVGEIAKRLIELGFEIIATRGTALVIQAAGIDCRRVFKVAEGRPHVVDYIKNNEIDFIVNTTEGCQAIADSFAIRRNALQHKVSYTTTLSGAEAACLAMKYEDRETVTRLQDLH; encoded by the coding sequence ATGCCAAAACGAACTGATATAAAATCCATCCTGATACTTGGAGCAGGGCCGATCGTCATAGGTCAGGCCTGTGAATTTGATTATTCTGGAACACAGGCTGTGCGAGCGCTTAAAGAGGAAGGTTATCGCGTTATACTGGTGAATTCCAATCCTGCCACCATTATGACCGATCCTGAGCTTGCCGATTCCACTTATATAGAGCCTGTGCAATGGCAAGAGGTCGCCAGGATCATTGAAAAAGAACGACCGGACGCACTGCTGCCGACCATGGGGGGGCAGACTGCACTGAATTGTGCCCTGGATCTGGTTCGTGAAGGCGTATTGGCTAAGTACTCTGTGGAAATGATAGGCGCTACCCGGGAAGCGATTGACCGGGCCGAAGATCGTGATCAGTTTCGCAAACTGATGGCAGAAATTGGTCTGGAAATGCCTCGTTCAGCCATTGCTCATAGCCTTGAGGAGGCGCATCAGGTTCAGGCGCAATTAGGATATCCTGTCATTATCCGTCCTTCCTTTACCATGGGAGGAAGCGGTGGTGGAATTGCTTATAACCGTGAAGAGTTTGAGGAAATATGCAGCCGTGGGCTGGAACTGTCTCCGACTCACGAATTATTGATTGATGAATCGGTTCTTGGCTGGAAAGAGTACGAAATGGAGGTTGTCAGGGATAAAAATGATAATTGCATTATCGTTTGTTCCATAGAAAATTTTGACCCGATGGGTGTGCACACAGGAGACTCTATTACGGTAGCTCCGGCACAAACCTTAACCGATAAAGAATATCAACGCATGCGTGATGCAGCGATTCTTGTTCTTCGGGCCGTAGGGGTAGATACAGGGGGTTCTAACGTTCAGTTTGCCATTAATCCTGATGATGGAAGGATGCTTGTGGTTGAAATGAATCCTCGTGTTTCTCGAAGTTCTGCCCTTGCTTCCAAGGCCACCGGATTTCCCATTGCTAAAGTCGCGGCTAAGTTGGCTGTAGGTTATACTCTGGATGAACTGAAAAATGACATTACCTGCGGCAAAACGCCAGCTTCTTTTGAGCCAACAATTGATTATGTGGTGACCAAAATCCCACGTTTCAATTTTGACAAATTCCCACAGACCTCCACCACACTTTCCACTCAGATGAAATCGGTGGGAGAGGTGATGGCCATTGGCTCCAGTTTTCAGGAATCCTTACAAAAAGCGATTCGAGGTTTGGAAATTGATCGTTCAGGTTTGATTCCTCTATTTACAGAGGAAGATAAAACTTTATTACGTGGACATTTGCGAGAACCAACACCAGACAGACTTTGGTACATCGCCGATGCGTTTCGTTATGGCCTGTCTATCGAAGATGTTTACGCTGAATGTAAAATAGATCCTTGGTTTCTGGCGCAGTTGGAAGAGTTGGTTGTCCTGGAAAGAAGCATCTCCGGCAAGTCACTGAATGAAATCGATACAACGTTTCTGAAATTATTAAAAAAACGCGGCTTTTCCGATGCCCGCATTGCTTCTTTAACAGGCAGTAAGGAAGAAGAGGTCAGAGCTTACCGGCATGAGATGGGCGTGCTTCCGGTATACAAGCGCATTGATTCCTGTGCCGCGGAATTTCCGAGCGATACCGCTTATTTGTACTCTTGTTATGAGGCGGTATGCGAAGCTCGTCCTGAAAAAGATAAAAGAAAAATCATGATATTAGGAGGCGGACCTAACCGAATTGGTCAGGGAATTGAGTTTGATTATTGCTGTGTTCATGCGGCAATGGCCTTAAAGGAGGCAGGATATCAAACCATTATGGTGAATTGTAATCCTGAAACGGTTTCCACGGACGTTGATATTTCCGACCGCTTGTATTTTGAGCCTTTAACTTTGGAAGATGTATTGTCCATTGTTCAGCTTGAAGAGCCCATGGGAGTTATAGTGCACTATGGGGGACAAACACCCCTCAAATTGGCAAAATCCTTAGAAGCCAATAGGGTGAACATCATCGGCACCTCACCGGATGCCATTGATCAGGCTGAAGATCGTGAGCGTTTTCAAAAACTGGTCGGCGAGTTACATCTGCATCAGCCGGCGAATGGGACCGTCCGCAGTGAAACGGAAGCCTTGCAACTGGCTGAGAAGATCGGCTATCCCTTGGTTGTTCGCCCGTCTTATGTTTTAGGAGGCAGGGCTATGGAAATTGTCTATCATGAAAATGAGTTACGGGACTATTTAGGGCATGCGGTGGAGGTGTCTAATGACTCACCCGTATTGCTGGATCGTTTTTTGAATGATGCTATTGAAGTGGATATTGATGCCGTTTGTGATGGCAAAGAGGTGATGATTGGTGGGATAATGGAGCATATTGAGCAGGCAGGTGTTCATTCAGGTGATTCTGCCTGTACCTTACCGCCATATAGCTTAAGTTCGGTTGTACAACAGGATTTAATTGAACAACTAAGACAAATGGCTCTGAAATTGGGTGTGGTCGGATTGATCAATGCCCAATTTGCCATCCAGGCTGATGATATTTATGTTCTGGAAGTTAATCCGCGTGCTTCAAGGACTGTTCCTTTTGTCTCCAAGGCCACCGGTTTACCTCTTGCCAAGATTGCAGCTCTTTGTAAAGCCGGTAAGAGTTTAAAACAACAAGGGTTAAGACAGCATTATCCAATGCCTGCTTTTTATTCTGTTAAACTGCCAGTCTTCCCTTTTGTTAAATTTTCTGGGGTTGATTCCATTTTGGGGCCGGAAATGAAATCCACCGGTGAGGTGATGGGTATTGCCAGGCGCTTTGGACAAGCGTATTCTAAAGCTCAGTATGGTGCAGGTTCTAATATTCTTAAGCGTCGCAGAGCTTTCGTTTCTGTTCGCGATGCAGATAAAACCCGTGTGGGTGAAATTGCTAAGCGGCTGATTGAACTGGGTTTTGAAATCATTGCCACACGTGGGACGGCTTTAGTTATTCAGGCTGCGGGTATTGATTGCAGACGCGTATTTAAGGTTGCAGAAGGACGGCCTCATGTGGTTGACTATATTAAAAACAATGAAATTGATTTTATTGTGAATACCACCGAAGGCTGTCAGGCGATTGCTGACTCCTTTGCTATACGCCGTAATGCCCTTCAGCACAAAGTCAGTTATACAACAACATTATCGGGCGCTGAGGCGGCTTGTTTGGCAATGAAATATGAGGATCGGGAAACGGTGACCCGATTGCAGGATTTGCATTAG
- a CDS encoding YdcF family protein produces the protein MVAFRQLLEALLNPFFLCILLFGIVFIVLCLKGYSHSLRLLLGLILVILLALSTGWLPRYLTHRLENQYPIIEEVNPDIHWIVVLSGGQASVQNIPANMLLYNSSIRRLVEGVRLFRQLPKAQLLLSGGSHDENRSEAFHLSQLARWFAIPEHRLQQEPFSLNTADQAREIKKIVGEQPFYLVTAASHMPRAMALCRKQGLHPIAAPTDHTFYWNDERWQKTWIPDAHNIVYFNIALHELLGMLWGKLTGQI, from the coding sequence ATGGTTGCTTTTCGACAATTATTAGAAGCCTTGCTGAATCCTTTTTTCTTATGTATTCTGTTGTTTGGCATTGTTTTTATCGTTTTGTGCCTTAAAGGCTACAGTCATTCACTACGCCTTCTTCTGGGTTTGATTCTGGTTATTTTGTTGGCATTAAGTACCGGCTGGCTTCCCAGGTATTTAACTCATCGACTGGAAAACCAATATCCCATCATCGAGGAAGTAAATCCAGATATACACTGGATCGTAGTGTTAAGCGGCGGCCAGGCCTCGGTACAAAACATACCGGCCAATATGCTATTGTATAACTCAAGTATTCGGCGTCTGGTGGAGGGAGTGAGACTTTTTAGACAATTGCCCAAAGCACAGTTACTGCTTTCTGGAGGCAGTCATGATGAAAACAGGTCGGAAGCCTTTCATTTAAGCCAGCTTGCTCGTTGGTTTGCTATTCCTGAGCATCGCCTACAGCAAGAGCCGTTTTCATTAAATACGGCGGACCAGGCGCGAGAGATTAAAAAAATAGTAGGCGAGCAACCTTTTTATCTAGTGACGGCAGCAAGCCATATGCCAAGAGCAATGGCTTTATGCCGGAAGCAAGGGCTACATCCCATTGCCGCACCTACAGATCACACTTTTTACTGGAATGATGAACGTTGGCAAAAAACCTGGATACCCGATGCTCATAATATAGTGTATTTTAACATTGCCTTACATGAATTACTGGGAATGTTATGGGGAAAGCTGACGGGGCAGATCTGA
- the lptG gene encoding LPS export ABC transporter permease LptG, translating to MKLLDRYIAKTVLSAIALVTLMLAGLQIFILFVNQLDDLGKADFGIVQAAFFVLLQMPYQVYLFFPMASLLGCLIGLGILANHSELVVMRAAGMSITQITLAIFKVSVLLILLVTVIGEMFIPRMASYANDFKMSSLSKGQTLRTAKGVWLRDQNRFIMIGAIMPNHVLRLVYQFQFDTEHRMQSARLIDQIRLENKHWQAYNINETRFHKDNRTSSHHIDSMPWDVAVNPAVLSISGNEPDEMSLKQLRRFIREQKRNKQNVMDYKLAYWQRLIQPLTTMVMMILAIPFIFGPLRSSTMGSKFLIGATVGFGFYIVNRFFGPVSMVYQWPAELAAVGPTLMFSIIGVYLMRRVR from the coding sequence ATGAAACTTCTGGACCGCTACATTGCAAAAACCGTTTTGTCTGCCATTGCTTTAGTGACCTTAATGCTGGCTGGACTGCAGATCTTTATTTTGTTTGTCAATCAGTTGGATGATTTGGGCAAAGCAGATTTTGGGATTGTACAAGCGGCTTTTTTTGTATTACTGCAAATGCCTTACCAGGTTTACCTGTTTTTCCCTATGGCCAGTCTGTTAGGATGTTTGATTGGTCTTGGTATTTTAGCCAATCATAGTGAGTTGGTCGTCATGCGCGCTGCTGGAATGTCTATCACTCAAATTACCCTGGCCATATTTAAAGTCTCTGTATTGCTCATTTTACTGGTGACCGTTATAGGTGAAATGTTTATACCGCGTATGGCTTCTTATGCCAATGATTTTAAAATGTCCAGTTTAAGTAAGGGACAGACCTTGCGTACGGCGAAAGGTGTCTGGCTTCGCGATCAAAACCGCTTCATTATGATTGGTGCGATCATGCCAAACCATGTCCTGCGGCTGGTTTATCAGTTTCAATTTGATACAGAACACAGGATGCAATCTGCTCGTCTCATCGATCAAATCAGGCTTGAAAACAAACATTGGCAAGCTTATAACATAAATGAAACACGTTTCCATAAGGATAATCGTACTTCATCTCATCATATAGACAGTATGCCCTGGGATGTGGCAGTGAATCCTGCGGTGCTTAGCATCAGCGGCAATGAGCCAGATGAAATGTCCCTCAAGCAGCTCAGACGATTTATCAGGGAGCAGAAACGCAATAAACAAAATGTCATGGACTATAAGCTCGCTTATTGGCAGCGATTAATACAACCATTAACGACAATGGTCATGATGATATTGGCTATTCCTTTTATTTTTGGCCCTTTACGCTCTTCGACCATGGGATCGAAATTTTTAATCGGTGCCACCGTAGGCTTTGGTTTTTATATCGTTAATCGCTTTTTTGGCCCAGTCAGTATGGTGTACCAATGGCCGGCGGAACTTGCTGCTGTGGGACCTACGTTGATGTTTAGTATTATTGGTGTTTATCTTATGCGACGGGTACGTTGA
- the lptF gene encoding LPS export ABC transporter permease LptF produces MLIFRYLAKEVFITLVSLTSILMLIFMSNQFVRYLNRAASGNIPGVIIMKLMMLELPTLIGLLLPLGFYVALLIAYGRLYAESEMTVLRACGYSSGQLLKHSFIMATVVAVIVALIMIWASPGIAVERAKLLRSSGVQTLIQTIVPGRFQAVSGGKHVFYVESMSRDHTKAKHIFLAGLQAKNTGLQWDVLWADKAYAETDPQTSEDYIVLHDGKEYEGVPGQASYQVAEFKQYKARLPHPVIAVNKDIRTVKTSELWPLNNSDKVKAAELQWRFSVPIMVLTLTLIAVPLSRVNPRAGKFAKLLPAIVIYIIYANFMFIGRDAMMDGKIPVWVGMWWLHLSVLALGFFLVWRNRIKMA; encoded by the coding sequence GTGCTGATATTTCGCTATCTGGCAAAAGAAGTCTTTATAACCTTAGTGTCATTAACCAGCATTCTGATGCTCATTTTTATGAGCAATCAGTTTGTGCGTTACTTAAACCGTGCAGCAAGCGGCAATATTCCGGGTGTTATCATCATGAAGTTAATGATGCTGGAATTGCCTACTTTAATAGGATTATTGCTGCCTTTAGGTTTTTACGTGGCCTTGCTGATTGCCTACGGCCGATTGTATGCTGAAAGTGAAATGACCGTGCTGCGAGCCTGCGGCTATAGTTCGGGGCAGTTGCTGAAGCACAGTTTTATTATGGCAACGGTGGTGGCTGTGATTGTTGCTCTTATCATGATATGGGCCAGCCCAGGAATTGCCGTTGAACGTGCCAAATTATTACGCTCTTCCGGGGTACAGACATTGATTCAAACCATTGTACCAGGACGCTTTCAAGCTGTTTCAGGAGGTAAGCATGTGTTTTATGTGGAATCGATGTCTCGTGATCACACTAAGGCAAAGCATATCTTTCTCGCTGGATTGCAGGCGAAAAACACTGGACTGCAATGGGATGTCCTATGGGCTGACAAGGCTTATGCAGAAACGGATCCTCAAACCTCGGAAGATTACATTGTTTTGCATGACGGTAAGGAATATGAGGGCGTGCCAGGGCAAGCCAGTTATCAGGTGGCGGAATTTAAACAATACAAGGCGCGTTTACCGCATCCTGTGATCGCTGTGAATAAAGATATTCGTACCGTTAAAACATCAGAGTTATGGCCGCTTAATAATTCCGATAAAGTAAAGGCGGCGGAGTTGCAATGGCGATTTTCAGTTCCTATCATGGTACTGACCTTAACTTTGATCGCCGTGCCTTTAAGTCGAGTCAATCCACGAGCTGGAAAATTTGCCAAATTGCTTCCGGCCATCGTGATCTATATTATTTACGCCAATTTTATGTTCATTGGACGTGATGCAATGATGGATGGCAAAATTCCGGTTTGGGTTGGCATGTGGTGGTTGCATTTATCTGTGTTGGCTTTGGGATTTTTTTTAGTCTGGCGTAATCGGATAAAAATGGCATGA
- a CDS encoding leucyl aminopeptidase produces the protein MNYGLIHQPELTANECLVIGILQNGQFNDFLKDLNKTTDRLLERLSQKLHEPGDFLWQADVQGHSLFLIHCGKHKDYNPSSLKKRMKEIINQLVKQKIHSATICMPQLSSHSADWQLEQMLLQTDYQRYQLLDFKKKNNSAHRLEKISFYVPDASEKALQEAQSIAEGISFCRTLANLPANICTPSYLAEKARELSKDHPQITTNIIGPEDMQKMGMGSLLAVAKGSDEPPRLIEVQYQGNPGTAPIVLVGKGITFDSGGISIKPAQSMDEMKYDMAGGASVLGTIKACALLNLPLNVIGLVPCAENMLSGKAVKPGDIVTSMSGQTIEIINTDAEGRLVLADALTYAERFNPQFVLDIATLTGAMVIALGSVATGFMTQDEELASLINESAEYSQDKAWRMPLDDAYQEAMDSSLADIVNASFDRSAGSITAACFLSRFTKKYRWAHLDIAGTAWTSGKNHHATGRPVPLLTQLLRQSAHES, from the coding sequence ATGAACTATGGATTAATACATCAACCGGAACTCACTGCCAATGAATGTCTGGTGATAGGTATTTTGCAAAACGGCCAGTTTAATGACTTTCTTAAGGATCTTAACAAAACGACGGATAGATTGCTTGAACGACTTAGCCAAAAACTGCATGAACCAGGTGATTTTTTATGGCAGGCTGACGTACAAGGACATAGTTTGTTCTTAATTCATTGCGGAAAACACAAAGACTATAATCCTTCCTCATTAAAAAAGCGCATGAAGGAAATTATCAATCAGCTGGTTAAACAGAAGATTCACTCCGCTACCATTTGCATGCCGCAATTATCCTCTCATTCAGCCGACTGGCAATTGGAGCAAATGTTGTTACAAACGGATTATCAGCGCTATCAACTTCTTGATTTTAAAAAGAAAAATAATAGTGCTCATCGACTGGAAAAAATCAGTTTCTATGTGCCTGATGCCAGTGAAAAAGCCTTACAGGAAGCGCAAAGTATTGCTGAAGGGATCAGCTTTTGTCGAACACTCGCCAATTTACCAGCGAATATCTGCACGCCGTCCTATCTGGCTGAAAAAGCCAGGGAACTCTCAAAAGATCATCCCCAGATCACAACGAATATTATAGGGCCAGAAGACATGCAGAAGATGGGCATGGGGTCTTTACTGGCTGTGGCAAAAGGTTCTGATGAGCCACCGCGGCTTATCGAGGTACAGTATCAGGGAAATCCTGGAACTGCTCCCATTGTCCTGGTGGGTAAAGGCATTACATTTGATAGCGGCGGTATTTCCATAAAGCCCGCACAATCCATGGACGAAATGAAGTACGATATGGCAGGCGGCGCGAGTGTTTTAGGTACCATTAAAGCCTGTGCCTTGCTTAATTTACCCCTTAATGTTATAGGTTTAGTACCCTGTGCTGAGAACATGTTAAGCGGCAAAGCCGTTAAACCAGGTGATATTGTCACCAGCATGTCCGGACAAACCATTGAGATCATCAATACAGACGCGGAAGGCCGGCTGGTATTAGCCGATGCTCTCACCTATGCAGAGCGTTTTAATCCGCAGTTTGTTCTCGATATTGCCACTCTAACCGGAGCCATGGTGATTGCCCTTGGCAGTGTCGCTACTGGTTTTATGACTCAAGATGAGGAGCTGGCTTCTTTAATTAATGAGTCTGCTGAATACAGTCAGGATAAAGCCTGGAGAATGCCTCTGGATGATGCTTATCAAGAGGCCATGGACAGTTCGCTTGCTGATATTGTAAATGCCAGCTTTGACCGCTCCGCTGGCAGCATTACCGCAGCCTGCTTCCTGTCAAGATTTACGAAAAAATACCGTTGGGCGCATCTGGACATTGCCGGAACGGCCTGGACATCGGGGAAGAATCATCATGCCACCGGCAGACCGGTTCCCTTGTTAACTCAATTGCTTCGCCAGAGTGCTCATGAGAGTTGA
- a CDS encoding DNA polymerase III subunit chi encodes MRVDFYLLNQHQPDHRWLVACRLLEKAYFKGRQVFVFCSSQQEAEKLDERLWTYREDSFVPHNLQGEGPEPPPPIQIGHAGEPRGFNDILMNMSGSMPSFHSRFQRIIEIVANDDTSKECSRQLYREYRALNFELHVHHLDW; translated from the coding sequence ATGAGAGTTGATTTTTATCTGCTGAACCAGCATCAGCCAGACCATCGCTGGCTGGTGGCCTGTCGCTTGCTTGAAAAGGCTTATTTTAAAGGCCGTCAGGTTTTTGTCTTTTGCTCAAGTCAGCAGGAAGCTGAAAAATTGGATGAACGGTTATGGACCTATCGGGAAGATAGCTTTGTCCCTCATAATCTGCAAGGCGAAGGCCCGGAGCCACCTCCCCCCATTCAAATAGGTCATGCGGGCGAGCCACGTGGGTTTAATGACATTTTAATGAACATGTCAGGGAGCATGCCTTCATTCCATTCCCGCTTTCAACGAATTATCGAAATTGTAGCAAACGATGACACTTCGAAAGAGTGTAGCCGACAACTTTATCGAGAATATCGTGCTTTAAACTTTGAACTCCATGTTCATCATTTAGATTGGTAA
- a CDS encoding IS110 family transposase produces MSLYSNYIGIDIGKISFVVAMYGSKKIYEYENNPTGIKAFINDFKSKLKYALTVLETTGGYEMQLLLTLCESGFAVHRANTRKVKRFIQSYGNEAKTDKLDALSLALYGYERAQRLELFTPQSTKALALFELVQRRNDLKQMLVAEKNRLKAPRADIIKASCNAMLEVLNNQIKTITDEINTLIEADSVLREKKAILKTIPGIGDIIANELLVLLPELGSLTRRKIASLAGLAPKANDSGQFSGYRCIGYGRCGIKPILFLAAMAARNSNSSLKSFYNQLISSGKKKMVALTALMRKIIVIANARIRDFNSGLFCA; encoded by the coding sequence ATGTCATTATACAGTAATTATATTGGTATCGATATTGGAAAAATTTCTTTTGTTGTAGCGATGTATGGCTCAAAAAAGATATACGAATATGAAAATAATCCGACAGGTATTAAAGCGTTTATAAACGATTTCAAGAGTAAATTAAAATATGCTTTAACTGTATTAGAAACGACAGGTGGTTATGAGATGCAATTATTGCTCACTTTGTGTGAGTCAGGGTTTGCAGTACATCGAGCTAATACACGTAAGGTCAAACGATTTATTCAATCTTATGGCAATGAGGCAAAGACGGATAAACTGGATGCCCTCTCATTGGCTTTATATGGGTATGAGCGAGCACAACGACTAGAACTATTTACTCCTCAATCAACAAAAGCCCTTGCCTTATTTGAGTTGGTGCAGCGTCGTAATGATTTAAAACAAATGCTTGTTGCAGAAAAGAATAGATTAAAAGCTCCTCGCGCGGACATCATCAAAGCGAGCTGTAATGCAATGCTCGAGGTGCTTAATAATCAAATCAAGACCATTACAGATGAAATAAATACCTTGATAGAGGCTGACTCTGTGTTAAGAGAAAAAAAAGCTATTCTAAAAACTATTCCCGGCATAGGGGATATCATTGCTAATGAGCTTCTTGTCTTATTACCAGAATTAGGTTCCTTAACGCGACGTAAAATTGCTTCGCTTGCTGGCCTTGCACCAAAGGCAAATGATAGCGGGCAGTTTAGCGGTTATCGGTGTATTGGTTATGGCAGATGTGGAATTAAGCCCATATTATTCTTAGCTGCCATGGCTGCAAGAAATTCAAATTCTAGCTTAAAATCTTTCTACAATCAGTTAATTTCTTCCGGAAAGAAAAAGATGGTAGCTTTAACTGCTTTAATGCGAAAAATCATTGTTATTGCAAATGCCAGAATAAGAGATTTTAATTCGGGATTATTTTGTGCATGA